From a single candidate division WOR-3 bacterium genomic region:
- a CDS encoding PorV/PorQ family protein, producing MNVIFFLCTVSVLYWGRVGTSTMPLLRVGQGVRAAAMGEAYAGLADDVSALYWNPAGLAGVRGFNFAFSHHEWFAGIRDEVAHTSIPVGPGSIGLGLLYSGEPGIESWSENNEPLPEFNVWDAIATLGYGMRSGRNMRFGLAAKGVFQSLYGQDAYGGAADLGFAGRLGEWFSIGLAARNFGTAYRSGKWEMLPAEADVGASYSSKSLTTSADIVWPLDNSLNFRVGFEYVVLERLAVRVGYRTGPVDVQTLGYESGLTAGLGVTLGDFGLDYCFAPYGKLGMTHRIGIRLRAQRRNPGIVRIRVVDMRTMEPLWATVTLSGVVQMSSGTNRHGVLLLTDIPTGDLIIHTSYQGYKDRYDTLTVVGGSEQRATIGLTVLDYGGIWAVLFDADTRKTIGGTVSYRGPVYGEEQVDPKLGSFALKNVPVGTYVLEAFGPDPSYAPQTCTLEVSKGLVAEKEFYLSRRGR from the coding sequence ATGAACGTCATCTTCTTCTTGTGCACCGTTTCCGTGCTATACTGGGGTCGGGTTGGTACATCCACCATGCCGTTGCTTCGGGTCGGTCAGGGCGTGAGAGCGGCAGCCATGGGAGAAGCATATGCCGGGCTGGCAGACGATGTCAGCGCACTCTACTGGAATCCGGCGGGGCTGGCCGGTGTACGAGGGTTCAACTTTGCATTCTCGCACCACGAGTGGTTTGCCGGCATTAGGGACGAGGTTGCGCACACCTCAATTCCGGTAGGCCCGGGAAGCATCGGTCTCGGGCTCCTGTACAGTGGTGAGCCTGGTATCGAGAGCTGGAGTGAAAATAACGAGCCGCTTCCGGAATTCAATGTTTGGGATGCGATTGCTACCCTGGGTTACGGCATGAGGTCAGGGCGGAACATGCGCTTCGGTCTTGCGGCCAAGGGTGTTTTTCAGAGTCTCTACGGGCAGGACGCGTATGGTGGTGCGGCGGACTTGGGATTTGCAGGTCGGCTGGGGGAATGGTTCAGCATCGGTCTTGCGGCGCGCAATTTTGGCACCGCCTATCGTTCAGGCAAATGGGAGATGTTGCCGGCCGAGGCCGACGTCGGTGCCAGCTATTCATCAAAAAGCCTTACCACTTCCGCTGACATCGTGTGGCCGCTTGATAACAGCTTGAATTTCCGGGTCGGATTTGAATACGTCGTGCTTGAACGTTTGGCAGTACGTGTCGGGTACCGCACCGGCCCGGTTGACGTACAGACACTGGGCTATGAAAGTGGTCTGACTGCAGGCCTTGGTGTGACGCTCGGTGACTTCGGCCTTGACTACTGTTTCGCACCATATGGCAAGCTTGGTATGACACACCGGATCGGTATCAGACTGCGTGCTCAGCGCCGGAACCCGGGCATTGTTAGGATCAGAGTAGTTGACATGCGGACGATGGAACCGCTGTGGGCGACTGTTACTTTGAGTGGCGTGGTACAGATGAGTTCCGGAACTAATCGCCACGGCGTGCTGCTGCTGACCGACATTCCGACTGGTGACCTCATTATCCATACCAGCTATCAGGGATACAAGGACCGGTACGACACCTTGACTGTGGTAGGCGGATCAGAGCAGCGCGCAACTATCGGGCTCACTGTCCTCGACTACGGTGGCATCTGGGCTGTTCTGTTCGATGCTGATACCAGGAAGACAATCGGCGGTACCGTCTCTTACCGTGGTCCAGTTTATGGTGAGGAACAGGTTGATCCTAAGCTCGGCAGTTTCGCACTGAAGAACGTTCCGGTTGGCACCTACGTACTCGAGGCTTTCGGTCCTGATCCGAGCTATGCCCCGCAGACCTGCACTCTTGAGGTCTCCAAGGGTCTTGTGGCTGAGAAAGAGTTCTATTTGAGCAGACGCGGCAGGTAG
- a CDS encoding glycosyltransferase family 4 protein — MKIVFHAVYYLPEYGGMESHIQSLAEELHKRGHEVHILCGRSLPGLTEYELINGIHVHRTTWFGRNPVGWFLYTGFSALRLLRLTRDADIVHGESFTSGWPCGLVKLFQRKPTLVTIHETRFQKFARNPLLRPGLRLLFVGVDHIFANSLPQAKAVSSLTDPTKVEPYVNACDTEIFRRVAPAITNPGKKVIICSARLVPKKGVRYAIEAMPFVLKQYPAHLYIIGEGVLRAELEQFTRACGLSDHVTFLGRRPNNEMPAYWSSGDVAVIPSFYEETSIAALEAMACETPLAASNIGGLPQLIEDRVTGRLFEPGNAQDIAEKILWLLAQDRAELGRRARERVVEKWDVRVLTNRHLVVYETLLAKCTIH; from the coding sequence ATGAAGATCGTTTTCCACGCTGTGTACTACCTGCCTGAATACGGCGGGATGGAAAGTCACATTCAGAGCCTGGCTGAGGAGTTACACAAGCGCGGCCACGAGGTGCACATCCTTTGTGGCCGTTCGCTGCCCGGTCTTACCGAGTACGAACTCATCAACGGCATCCACGTCCATCGGACAACTTGGTTCGGCCGTAACCCAGTTGGCTGGTTTCTCTACACCGGTTTTTCTGCGCTACGACTGCTTCGGCTGACCCGCGACGCCGACATTGTTCACGGCGAGAGTTTCACCTCCGGCTGGCCGTGTGGGTTGGTCAAGCTGTTCCAGCGTAAGCCTACGCTCGTTACCATTCACGAAACCAGGTTCCAGAAGTTTGCTCGCAATCCCCTGCTGCGGCCAGGACTTCGTCTGCTTTTTGTTGGCGTTGACCACATCTTTGCCAACAGCCTGCCGCAAGCTAAGGCAGTATCGTCACTCACCGACCCAACCAAGGTTGAGCCCTACGTCAACGCTTGCGATACAGAAATCTTCCGCCGGGTTGCGCCTGCAATTACGAATCCGGGTAAGAAGGTCATAATCTGTTCAGCCCGACTTGTTCCTAAGAAGGGGGTGCGCTACGCTATCGAGGCGATGCCCTTTGTCTTGAAGCAGTACCCGGCTCACCTATACATTATTGGGGAAGGAGTGCTTCGCGCGGAACTCGAGCAGTTCACCAGAGCCTGCGGTCTCTCCGACCACGTAACTTTCCTCGGTCGCAGACCCAACAATGAAATGCCGGCCTACTGGAGCTCAGGGGATGTTGCAGTCATCCCCTCATTCTATGAGGAGACCTCCATCGCGGCACTTGAGGCCATGGCTTGTGAGACTCCGCTTGCGGCCTCCAATATCGGCGGCCTGCCCCAGCTGATCGAAGACCGGGTCACTGGACGACTCTTCGAACCCGGCAATGCTCAGGACATTGCTGAGAAAATCCTCTGGCTACTTGCCCAAGACCGTGCGGAGCTGGGCAGGCGTGCCCGCGAGCGGGTGGTCGAGAAATGGGACGTCCGAGTGCTGACAAACCGGCACCTGGTAGTCTACGAGACACTTCTTGCCAAGTGTACCATTCATTGA
- a CDS encoding YfhO family protein, whose translation MPRKRSTEKKRCDVQTSNSFRACDTTSVFRISESSLHRSVIVVLFVLPFVFYYKHAFSDHMLFGTDWLGAGSFHWRNFMAQYIRTHGNIALWWPAILSGQPTVAGFFADLFYPTTIFRLFLPVHVVWTWTFILHIFIAGLGTYLFLKELKLGVIPSALAGVAYMFSGSLMTLAFAGHDGRLIGSALMPLALFFLQRGIDRRRLLQFLLCGLVVALQLFSGHLQKVYYTGLILLAYFLFQWIRSIRHERSTGVALRLALYFGIGMGFGLALAAIQYLPVFGNLPFAARGHERGYEYATSWSMPIIETLDLLTPRFSGGLEHYWGANPFKLHSEYLGILPLLFAVIAVFRCWKNRVVKFFTFSFAFSLLMAWGGGTPFYYVPYYLLPGISKVRGPAMIFFLAGFSVCALAAIGVHHLLQTIRTEKQKFPRSLMVGAAVPIILLLVFAVAREPVTALLRPAPQKLAAFEANYSAVVTGFLLASVIASIGILLCWLLLRRRVRPELFAILSAAVMTFDISVALNLWDGSKGYIRSAPPPTKYYAADSVVAFLSSDTSRFRVLPMHYERSEDGILAYHGIQSVAGQLPNPLQTYQDFIGAGSSVMFQTGNLVYHNFTDLLNVKYIISYTLPEDASRYDPGARRTIEQLRAYFSDPRFEPVFVTGRYTVYRNKNVLPRTFIAPGYEVMPDKDAVFARLMQDGFDPSRTCLLYDTPGFLASTDTFAMGMADIIEYDANAIAVRAVTAVPGLLVLSENFHPDWKAYLDGRRVPVLRAYHTLRAVALPPGEHEVIFKIESRDYRYGSLISLAALAFFVGAVVVTVATRRGKETIICR comes from the coding sequence ATGCCCAGAAAGCGCTCTACTGAGAAGAAACGGTGTGACGTTCAGACCTCGAATTCATTCCGTGCTTGCGATACGACTAGCGTGTTCCGAATCTCTGAATCGTCCCTGCACCGGTCTGTAATCGTCGTCCTGTTTGTCCTGCCGTTCGTATTCTACTACAAGCACGCCTTCTCCGATCATATGCTCTTCGGAACTGACTGGCTTGGTGCAGGCAGCTTCCACTGGCGCAATTTCATGGCCCAGTACATTAGAACCCACGGCAACATTGCGCTGTGGTGGCCGGCGATACTGTCCGGGCAGCCTACCGTTGCCGGTTTCTTTGCCGACCTTTTCTATCCCACCACCATTTTTCGTCTGTTCCTGCCGGTCCACGTTGTCTGGACTTGGACATTCATCCTCCACATTTTCATTGCTGGACTTGGCACTTACTTGTTTCTCAAGGAACTGAAACTTGGAGTGATTCCATCGGCGCTCGCCGGGGTCGCCTACATGTTCTCTGGCAGTCTTATGACGCTGGCGTTTGCCGGCCACGACGGCCGGTTGATAGGCAGCGCGCTCATGCCGTTGGCTCTTTTCTTTCTCCAGCGGGGAATTGACCGCCGCCGGTTGCTTCAATTCCTCCTCTGCGGGCTTGTGGTCGCGCTCCAGCTATTCTCCGGCCACCTGCAGAAGGTGTACTACACTGGTCTCATTCTGCTTGCCTATTTCCTGTTCCAGTGGATAAGGTCCATCCGGCATGAACGCTCAACGGGAGTTGCGCTTCGACTTGCGCTCTACTTCGGTATCGGCATGGGATTCGGCCTGGCGCTCGCTGCCATCCAGTACCTTCCCGTGTTCGGTAACCTACCGTTTGCGGCCCGTGGCCACGAACGGGGTTATGAGTACGCAACATCCTGGTCAATGCCGATAATCGAGACTCTTGATCTCCTTACGCCGCGTTTCTCCGGGGGGCTTGAGCACTACTGGGGCGCGAACCCGTTCAAACTTCACTCTGAGTACTTGGGTATCCTGCCGCTCCTGTTTGCTGTAATCGCAGTGTTCCGTTGCTGGAAGAATCGCGTTGTGAAGTTCTTCACCTTCTCTTTCGCCTTCAGCCTGCTGATGGCCTGGGGTGGAGGTACTCCGTTCTACTATGTTCCTTACTACCTGTTGCCTGGAATCAGCAAGGTGCGCGGTCCCGCGATGATATTCTTTCTTGCCGGGTTCTCGGTCTGTGCTCTTGCCGCAATCGGTGTCCATCACCTATTGCAAACAATTCGTACCGAAAAACAGAAGTTTCCCCGGAGCCTCATGGTTGGCGCAGCTGTCCCGATCATTCTGCTGCTTGTCTTTGCTGTTGCTCGGGAGCCAGTGACGGCGCTGCTGCGGCCAGCACCACAGAAACTGGCCGCGTTTGAGGCCAACTATTCCGCAGTGGTCACCGGTTTTCTACTAGCATCGGTTATTGCCTCGATCGGAATACTACTTTGCTGGCTGTTGCTGCGCCGCCGTGTCCGGCCCGAGCTGTTCGCCATACTTTCCGCTGCAGTCATGACTTTCGACATCAGCGTCGCGCTGAATTTATGGGATGGTTCTAAAGGTTACATTCGAAGCGCCCCGCCGCCGACCAAGTACTACGCAGCAGATTCAGTTGTAGCCTTTCTCAGTAGTGACACCTCAAGATTCCGGGTGCTACCGATGCACTACGAGCGGTCTGAGGACGGTATCCTTGCGTACCACGGCATCCAGAGTGTGGCTGGACAACTGCCAAATCCATTGCAGACCTACCAGGATTTCATCGGCGCTGGCTCCAGCGTGATGTTTCAGACCGGGAACCTTGTTTACCACAACTTCACCGACCTTCTGAACGTGAAATACATTATTTCGTACACTCTGCCTGAGGACGCGTCACGGTATGACCCGGGAGCTAGGCGCACCATTGAACAGCTTCGCGCGTACTTCAGCGATCCACGGTTCGAACCTGTGTTCGTCACCGGTCGCTACACCGTGTATCGCAACAAGAACGTGCTGCCGCGCACGTTCATTGCACCAGGTTATGAAGTTATGCCGGATAAAGATGCGGTCTTTGCTCGGTTGATGCAGGATGGGTTTGACCCGTCGCGTACGTGCCTGTTGTACGATACACCGGGGTTTCTAGCCTCGACTGATACATTCGCGATGGGTATGGCCGACATCATTGAGTACGATGCGAATGCGATCGCCGTCCGTGCGGTCACCGCAGTTCCCGGATTGCTTGTCCTGTCCGAGAACTTTCACCCGGACTGGAAAGCATACTTGGACGGCCGGAGGGTTCCGGTGCTTCGAGCCTATCACACGCTACGGGCAGTAGCGTTGCCGCCAGGCGAGCACGAGGTGATATTCAAGATTGAGTCCCGCGACTATCGATACGGTTCACTCATCTCCCTTGCCGCTCTTGCATTCTTTGTTGGTGCGGTCGTCGTCACCGTTGCCACACGTAGGGGGAAAGAGACCATTATATGCAGATGA
- a CDS encoding lysylphosphatidylglycerol synthase domain-containing protein, whose translation MAGKSDTGKSSHGQYLPTWLKFGIGGAIVVASFYFLISRLVADWHQIPFDQLRFRPLPLAGSFALFILVHLPLYGYAWKLVLAGLGERMSFFRSSAIIAVTQLGKYVPGKVWFTLGRVSLASREGIPVAKSLVSILVETGFALLSAVLLFGLAVLYVPRSGMPWSVYLLFLTVPMCLVVTYPPILNRVLAFLLRRFRQPVFRLSFSYLRLLSVLAVYTVDWVVQGIGAFLLINSYSVLPVSALPALVAGYSVSWILGFLFLLAPAGLGIREGIYTFILDKMVQLGTRAGASTASLPLSIVSALVTRVWITASEAVLALAFASFFSRTKGDKQRIDTDTR comes from the coding sequence GTGGCGGGCAAGTCCGACACCGGGAAATCTAGCCACGGTCAGTACCTGCCGACTTGGTTGAAGTTCGGTATTGGCGGTGCCATTGTCGTCGCCAGTTTCTATTTCCTCATTTCTCGACTTGTCGCTGACTGGCACCAGATTCCATTTGACCAGTTACGCTTTAGGCCCCTACCGCTGGCCGGCTCATTTGCGTTATTTATTCTCGTCCATCTACCGCTCTATGGCTACGCCTGGAAACTTGTCCTTGCTGGTCTCGGAGAGCGGATGTCATTCTTTAGGTCGAGTGCTATCATAGCCGTGACGCAACTCGGCAAGTACGTACCCGGAAAGGTGTGGTTCACTCTCGGTCGAGTGTCGCTTGCGAGCCGCGAGGGAATCCCGGTGGCGAAGAGTCTGGTGAGCATTCTGGTCGAGACCGGATTCGCCTTGCTTTCCGCGGTCCTGCTCTTTGGTCTGGCCGTGCTTTACGTGCCCCGTTCCGGCATGCCTTGGAGCGTGTACCTGCTGTTTCTCACGGTGCCGATGTGTCTGGTGGTTACTTACCCACCGATTCTCAACAGGGTTCTTGCGTTTCTTCTGCGTCGTTTCAGGCAACCGGTCTTCCGTCTGAGTTTTTCGTACCTTCGACTGCTCAGCGTGCTTGCGGTTTACACCGTGGATTGGGTAGTACAAGGCATTGGCGCGTTCCTGCTTATAAACTCATACTCGGTTTTGCCAGTCTCGGCGCTTCCTGCTTTGGTCGCGGGATACTCGGTATCTTGGATTCTCGGCTTCCTCTTCCTTCTTGCGCCTGCCGGGCTAGGTATCCGGGAAGGAATCTATACCTTCATCCTGGACAAGATGGTGCAGTTGGGCACCCGGGCCGGCGCCAGTACGGCATCCCTGCCACTTTCCATCGTATCCGCGCTTGTCACACGGGTGTGGATTACGGCTTCCGAGGCAGTACTAGCCCTTGCATTTGCTTCTTTTTTCAGTAGAACGAAAGGTGACAAGCAAAGAATAGATACAGACACACGCTGA
- the rpsT gene encoding 30S ribosomal protein S20: MAKRTRSGLKRSRQSARRRLRNRARKQALKNALKEFRAAPDRAAAEKLAVKLQSIIDRSCRHHVIHRNTARRLKSRLAREIAEKA; encoded by the coding sequence TTGGCGAAGAGGACGCGTTCAGGCCTGAAGCGCTCCCGGCAGAGCGCACGCCGTCGGTTACGCAACCGCGCCAGGAAACAGGCGCTCAAGAATGCCTTGAAAGAGTTTCGTGCGGCCCCGGACCGCGCCGCTGCTGAGAAGCTCGCAGTCAAACTCCAGTCGATCATCGACCGTTCCTGCCGGCACCACGTTATTCATCGTAATACCGCCCGGCGTCTGAAGTCTCGCCTTGCCCGGGAAATCGCCGAGAAGGCCTGA
- a CDS encoding T9SS type A sorting domain-containing protein, with product MKNFTVVFLALLAAAVPGSPTEVTLRRGPAGSVASDVVTTGQMERYAGQEPSDDEIPFEEVWNLPITGFPQAPYTVGVCVVGTELWVTSGGGGSNPAVISVYNLNNTPPTLITRLNQPVFTTGWGMLDMAYSASRDEVYATGPGERELLVIDGSTRALKSRLTLPLPAPSELRTMALDENDSLYTMQQTDPVVKFSQDAPHNPRKWMNILPATHSGFGAAIDRANGYMWSYNQTQGDPNKLVRFDWPTMANRKAFPVTGASVNGGGCEMWGSDYLIVLDQNEPNDVVRCLRVARYAKDLGVSAFERPTYFGEFPETFKPRAEVRNYGTTSQSGFKVRCLILDEEMVEVYDETLEVTDPLARAASRWLDFPAWESPLPGDDYRAYFTTLLEGDENTANDQVVCVFPVSLSLECRWDDIKDPANPPAGRAWNSGGNGWLHAFPNYWGEVYITATKVALHPASWPVPGGTQYRVLVRDNSGPNGAPGTELRSSGTLTGTRGAWNTYTLPVSVPYSGNRWYIEYNQVGNYPNCPGLATDAERSSPAWWPQWQRESGVFSQNGQTWTDWGIRCNVVKPAVRDVGVTAISRPSAVVVEGGNVYPRMTVYNYGNVGVGPFQVRCIITKKGSTEPVYDRSESVVSLAPGASLNFEFKDVPWVAGPVGDFSVRCSTELTGDVVPENNKKALDFTVVPMLRDVGVARVMVPTGTIAENTRLYPKMRVQNYGNVAEGPFSVRCVITKIGSPIPVYDRREEVPLLEAGTWADIEFKTSPWIATPVGRFQVRCSTELALDELNLNDWCDETFKVSPTWPVRWREAATMPAEPSSEMAKSGAWLAIGPDTGLGDRVIYAGKGNKTTDFYRYYPFAGINGTWQQLEPIPAMYNGREKPPSKGTRGVSDGVSAVYLTHGNNTLGFWRYDIATDTWEPLEDVPLGPYEKKVKGGEDMVYVQNGDTGWIYLLKGYYNEFYRYNTVSGKWDESLPEVPWRVKQRYDRGSFLVYDDARKLIYAHQAKQNDGANHYMFKFDLTTLTWDDAPVKGMPVIDIERGRAKRKRSKDGAAGALYDGKLFALKGGSTVAFYRCDLADFSWTRLTDMPVLGSTGKKKRVGSGADLVYLAERAFFALKGNKTLEFYRYVEPPADNGLPSKLGGSGIQDLQALHPNRTLRISPNPVVSGTTTLRLLLPKPGPVSVTIYDIAGRSVLHKAYSAGRSAHSVELDLCKLASGVYLVKLDANGLIQTQKLVIQK from the coding sequence ATGAAGAACTTCACCGTCGTTTTTCTGGCGCTGCTGGCAGCAGCAGTTCCCGGCTCTCCAACAGAAGTAACGTTAAGACGAGGTCCTGCCGGCAGCGTGGCCAGCGATGTTGTCACGACAGGCCAAATGGAACGATACGCCGGCCAAGAGCCCTCAGACGATGAGATTCCTTTTGAAGAAGTATGGAATCTGCCGATTACCGGGTTTCCCCAGGCGCCCTACACAGTCGGCGTGTGCGTCGTAGGTACTGAACTGTGGGTAACAAGTGGCGGTGGTGGCAGTAACCCTGCTGTCATCAGTGTGTACAACCTGAACAACACGCCTCCCACCTTGATTACGCGCCTAAACCAACCGGTGTTCACTACCGGCTGGGGGATGCTGGACATGGCCTACAGTGCGAGCCGGGACGAAGTATATGCAACCGGCCCCGGCGAACGGGAACTTCTGGTGATTGATGGTTCGACCCGAGCGCTGAAGTCGCGTCTGACCTTGCCCTTGCCAGCACCTTCCGAGCTGCGGACAATGGCTCTCGATGAAAACGATTCTCTGTATACGATGCAGCAGACTGACCCCGTGGTGAAGTTTAGCCAAGATGCGCCTCACAATCCGCGGAAATGGATGAATATTCTGCCGGCGACACATTCCGGTTTTGGCGCTGCAATTGACCGGGCAAACGGCTATATGTGGTCTTACAACCAGACTCAAGGCGACCCTAACAAGCTGGTACGTTTCGACTGGCCGACAATGGCCAACCGGAAAGCATTCCCAGTCACCGGCGCCTCAGTGAACGGCGGCGGGTGCGAGATGTGGGGAAGCGACTACCTGATTGTCTTGGACCAGAATGAGCCGAACGACGTGGTTCGCTGCCTTCGGGTGGCGCGGTATGCAAAGGACTTAGGCGTGAGCGCCTTTGAGCGACCAACCTACTTTGGCGAGTTTCCCGAGACTTTCAAGCCGAGAGCCGAAGTACGCAACTACGGCACCACAAGCCAGAGTGGTTTCAAGGTCCGCTGTCTCATCCTGGATGAGGAGATGGTCGAGGTTTACGATGAAACACTCGAGGTAACAGACCCGCTAGCACGTGCTGCAAGCAGATGGCTGGACTTTCCGGCCTGGGAGTCGCCACTTCCAGGGGACGACTACCGCGCATACTTTACGACGCTGCTGGAGGGCGATGAAAACACGGCAAATGATCAAGTTGTGTGCGTGTTTCCCGTTAGTCTTTCTCTTGAGTGCCGGTGGGACGACATCAAGGATCCAGCCAATCCGCCGGCCGGACGGGCCTGGAATTCTGGTGGCAATGGCTGGCTGCACGCGTTTCCCAACTACTGGGGTGAGGTGTACATCACCGCGACCAAAGTCGCACTCCACCCTGCTTCTTGGCCGGTTCCGGGTGGAACTCAGTACCGTGTGCTAGTCCGCGACAACTCCGGTCCGAACGGCGCGCCAGGCACCGAGTTGCGCAGTTCCGGAACGCTAACCGGGACAAGAGGAGCATGGAACACTTACACCCTGCCAGTCTCAGTTCCATATTCCGGGAACCGCTGGTACATCGAGTACAACCAAGTCGGCAATTACCCGAACTGTCCCGGATTGGCGACTGACGCGGAAAGGTCCAGCCCGGCTTGGTGGCCCCAGTGGCAGCGTGAGTCTGGTGTGTTCAGTCAGAACGGACAGACTTGGACCGACTGGGGCATTCGTTGCAATGTGGTGAAACCAGCAGTCCGTGACGTGGGAGTGACCGCAATCTCACGACCCTCGGCGGTCGTCGTCGAGGGCGGTAACGTGTATCCACGCATGACGGTCTACAACTACGGCAACGTAGGTGTTGGTCCGTTTCAGGTCCGATGTATAATCACTAAGAAGGGCAGCACCGAACCGGTGTATGACCGCAGCGAATCAGTGGTGAGCTTGGCTCCGGGAGCCTCACTGAACTTCGAGTTCAAGGATGTACCATGGGTCGCGGGTCCAGTCGGTGACTTCTCTGTACGGTGTTCAACCGAACTCACGGGTGACGTTGTACCCGAAAACAACAAGAAGGCGCTCGACTTTACGGTTGTCCCCATGCTGCGGGATGTCGGTGTCGCGCGGGTGATGGTACCGACTGGCACAATTGCGGAAAACACCCGGCTCTACCCGAAGATGAGGGTCCAGAACTATGGCAACGTAGCCGAAGGTCCATTCTCCGTACGTTGCGTCATTACGAAAATTGGCAGTCCGATACCGGTCTATGATCGGCGTGAGGAAGTCCCGCTGCTTGAGGCAGGAACTTGGGCCGACATCGAGTTCAAGACTAGCCCCTGGATTGCAACTCCGGTCGGCAGATTTCAGGTACGCTGCTCAACTGAGCTTGCATTAGATGAACTAAACCTGAACGACTGGTGTGATGAAACTTTCAAGGTTTCGCCGACATGGCCCGTGCGCTGGCGGGAAGCAGCCACAATGCCGGCCGAACCAAGCTCAGAAATGGCAAAGTCCGGCGCCTGGCTTGCAATCGGCCCGGACACTGGATTAGGTGATCGAGTCATATATGCTGGCAAAGGCAACAAGACCACTGACTTCTACCGGTACTACCCGTTTGCCGGTATCAACGGCACTTGGCAACAACTCGAGCCGATACCGGCCATGTACAATGGTCGAGAGAAGCCACCATCGAAGGGTACCCGCGGTGTGTCTGATGGCGTCAGCGCCGTTTACCTGACGCACGGCAACAACACCTTGGGGTTCTGGCGCTATGACATCGCAACCGACACATGGGAACCGCTGGAAGACGTGCCACTCGGACCCTACGAAAAGAAAGTCAAGGGCGGCGAGGACATGGTGTATGTCCAAAATGGCGACACCGGCTGGATCTATCTTCTAAAAGGCTACTACAACGAATTCTACCGATACAACACAGTTAGCGGCAAGTGGGACGAGTCGCTCCCGGAAGTGCCCTGGCGTGTAAAGCAGCGCTACGACCGAGGTTCGTTCCTCGTGTACGATGACGCACGCAAGCTGATCTACGCCCACCAAGCCAAGCAGAACGATGGTGCGAACCACTACATGTTCAAGTTCGACCTCACGACTTTGACCTGGGATGACGCCCCAGTAAAGGGCATGCCGGTCATAGACATTGAAAGAGGCAGAGCGAAGAGAAAGCGGTCCAAGGACGGTGCGGCCGGCGCGCTGTACGACGGCAAACTGTTCGCCCTGAAGGGCGGCAGTACCGTGGCATTCTATCGCTGCGACCTTGCCGACTTCTCTTGGACAAGACTGACCGACATGCCCGTCCTGGGCTCAACCGGCAAGAAGAAACGCGTCGGCTCGGGCGCAGACCTAGTGTATCTTGCCGAACGGGCATTCTTCGCACTCAAAGGTAACAAGACCCTTGAGTTCTACCGGTACGTGGAGCCGCCTGCGGACAATGGCTTACCGTCGAAGCTAGGCGGTTCCGGAATTCAAGACCTCCAAGCATTGCACCCAAATAGAACGCTGCGAATCAGCCCGAACCCGGTAGTCTCGGGTACTACGACGCTGCGACTCCTTCTCCCGAAGCCCGGGCCAGTTTCGGTGACCATCTACGACATTGCCGGACGGTCGGTCCTGCATAAGGCGTATAGCGCGGGACGCAGTGCACACAGCGTCGAACTGGACCTGTGTAAGCTCGCAAGTGGCGTGTACCTAGTGAAGCTCGACGCCAACGGCCTTATCCAGACCCAGAAGCTAGTGATACAGAAATAG